The Bryobacteraceae bacterium genomic sequence GGACGTAGTCAGTGGCGGCGACGAGGCGCCCCTGGTCGAGCAGGGCGAGCGTATCGGGACCGAACTGAGAACGGTCCTTGAGGTACGGCATCATGGTGGCCGAGGCTTCGGCGAAGAGGATCACGCGGCCGACGGTGTTGACGGCCGCCATATCGGGCACAGCGATGGGCCTCACGGCGGCGCCGGCTTGTTCGGCTTTGCGGGCGAGAGATCGCACGGCGGCCGCGATCTCGGGGTCGACGCGGTCAAAGTAGAAGTTTTCCGGAAGCCCGATGCGCAGGCCGCGGAGCTGGGCATTTTCGGGGAGGTAGGTCTCGACGGGAAAGCGGCTGGAGGAATCGTCGCGCGGATCGTGCCCGGCGAGGGCCTGCAGACAGAGGGCCGCGTCGGCGACGGTGGCGGTGAGCGGACCCATGTGGTCCAGGGTGAAATCGAGCGGCATCACGCCGTAGCGGGAGACACGTCCAGTGGTAGGCTTGATGCCGACGACGCCGCAGTAGGCGGCCGGAATGCGGATGGATCCGCCGGTATCGGAGCCCATGGCCATCAGCGCCATGCCGGTGGCCACGGCGACGCCAGAACCGCCGCTGGATCCGCCGGGGATGCAGTCTTCGTTCCACGGATTGCGGATGGCGCCAAAGTGCGGGTTGTTCGACGTGACGCCGTAGGCGAGCTCATGCATGCCGGTTTTGCCGATGAGCACGGTTCCGGCGGCTTCGAGCTTTTCGGCAACGGCGGAGTCGTAGTTGGGGACGTGATCGGCCCAGATCTTCGAGCCGACGGTTGTGCGCACGCCTTTCGTGCAGAAAACATCCTTGAGCGCGACGGGAATTCCGTGGAGGGGGCCGCGCACATGGCCGCTGGCGCGTTCGGCGTCGAGGCGGCGGGCCTGATCCAGCGCGCGTTCTTCGAGCACGGTGACGAACGCATTGAGGCGTCCGTTGCGCCGGGCGATCGCCTCGAGGCAGTCACTGACCAATTCGACTGAGGAGAGCTTGCCGGCGTCCTGCTTCGCCGCGGCTTCGCTGATCGTCATTGTTCGGGCTCCGGCTGGACCAGCAGCACGTAGGCGGGCTCTGCGTCCAGGGGCACGTGCGCGGTCAAGGGGCGAAAGGCGGCTTCAAGGGCGTCGAGCGGTTTTTCGAGGCGGGCGGCGTCTTCCGCGGGAATGTCCGGCGCCCAAGCCGCCGCGAGTGTCTTCCAATCAGGCATCAGGAACGCCATTCTAACGCGATCCCGGCCGGGACACACAAACAGGGCCGGAACATACCGCAATGACACAGGTGCTTGGCGGCTACCGGCTGCTGAGGTCGAGGCCGGTGGAATCGGAATCCGAATCGTCGCCGGCCTCCCGGTGAAACACGATCTGCCATTCGGAAACGCCCCTTACGTAGAGCCGGGCCACTCTGCCGGCGAGGGTGTCCGAACCGTCAGGGCCGAGTCCGATCACCTGCGGATACCAGTTATCGATTTGGGCAATCTTCACGGGCTCGGACCACGCAGCGGGGTCATGCAGGTCGGCGGCGTAGGAAACGTAGATTCCTTCCTGAGGCCAGCCCGACCAGCAGCAAGACCGGTTGAGCAGCATCACGTACTTCTCGAGATGCGTGTTCCAGTGCACGGAGGGTCCCCAGAACGCGTCCGTATCTTCCTGGCCCCAATCGATGCGGGCGGGGAAGACGGGCGTTTGCCGGCCGCCGATGCCGGGCTCGGCCCAGTCGCCTTGGAAGTACTTCCAGACGTGGCCGATGGGCTGGTCGCGGTCCGCCATCGCCATCCGCGCCACGGCCACGCCCTGGAGCGCTGCGTCGCCGCCGTAGTTGCCGAAGTGGAAGTAGAAGTACTTGCCGGTGCGGTCCGGAATAACGGTGAAGTCACCGTGGCCGCCGGCGAAGTAGCCGTTTTTCGCGTCGCAGTTTTCCTGCTCCCACGATTCGAGGACCAGCCCGAGATCCCGGAACGACGCACCGCGATCCTGGGAAACCAGGGCGCCGATGGCCGGCACCGACATCTGTCCATCGGGGCACGCAATGATGCGCTCATAGTGATACCAGCCGTAGAGGAGCCCGCGTTCGTCGAGCCAGGCCGACTCGATCCACATCGGCTGATGGTTCGCGCCGCCGAGAATCGCAACGTCTTGCGTGTTCCGGAAGCGGGACTGGGTTCGACCGCGGCTGATCTTGGGATCGCCCTCGGAGCTGAACATGACATAGGTGTTGGCGTCGGTGCGCACGACGGGGACGTTGGAATCCGTGCCGGTAGGCATGGCGATCCGCCCGACCGTTCGCACCTCCGCCGACTGAGCCTGCATCAGGCCGGCAGCCGCGAGCAAAAGGAGTGTGAGCTTCATCTACCGGTTAAGAAGCTGCCCGGGGTGCAAAAGTTGCCGATTTCGCCGCGGGGTTTACGATCCTTGACAGAAGTCAAAGAACGCGGCTGCGGAAATTAGGTTGTATTTATGACGGCGGAGTTCGCGCCGCGGCCGCGGAGATGCCTGGACGAGGCTTCCCGCGGCCGTCGGCGAATCGTGGAAGTCCGCAAGGGACCTCAAACTCCGCGCATCCACCGGTATCGGAGGCTTGAACCAATTCGGCGGCGAGTCTCATCCGTGTGCCCGCCGGCCCGGCGCCAAGCAGGGCCGCGGAGCAAATGGACTGGATCTCAGTGCGCGGAGTGCGTTGTCTCTTTCAAGGCATTCCGTGTGCCATTCAGAAGTGATTGATTTCACGCGCCGGCCGATTTCGCGGCCGACGTTTTGTCGGCCGTTATTTCCAAGTGACCGACACATTGTCGAGGAGGAACAGAGTGGGCCGCGCTCCGTCTTCGCGTCCCTGGAAAAAGAGATTGATTTCGTTACCCGCGTACTCGGCGATATCGAACACATACTTGACGTACCCATTCACGGCCCGCGGCGAACGGGTGGATGCGCCGCTGCGAAGGCGCAGGAGGTCTCGCGTGCGCTGCCCGCCGATTTCGGAGACTCGCGCCAGGAACGAATCGGCGTCGCCGGTCTCCTGGGTGTCCATCCGGAGGCGAAACGAGAGCGAAGCCTCGACGGCGCCGGCCGGAATCCGAACGAACTGCGAAATCTCACTGGATCCGGCAACGCCACGCCCGGAGAGCGAGGCCGCGCGCGAGCCGAGAAACGCCCGCTTCACCGAGGGAGTATCGACGGACACCGAGGCCGCGCCCACCTGGAACCAATCCCGCAGGTCCGCTTCGAATCCGCCATTCCGCACGAGGCGGTTCACCTGGAGGATCGTGAACGCCGCCGGAGCGGTTTCGAGGAGTTTCGCGCCGGCAGCATCGTAGAGCAACGCCGTCACCGAAAACGACCGCGGGCCGAAGCCCTGGAGTTCTCGGACGGCGCGAAACGGGGGCTCGGCGGACGACGCCACCACTTCTTCTTCGACGACATAGTCGACGCGCGAGATTTGGCCAGGACGAAGGCCGCCGGTCTGGTTGAGACGGAATTCGATCGACCCCTCGCGTTCGTCGACGTCGACGCCAGCCGTGGCGGAGGCAGGTTCGCTCGACACCACGCTTACGTTGTCGACGCGGAACCGGACCATGTCGTCCTCCGGCGCGGTGCTCACAAAGCGCAGCTCGATCGTCATTCCCCGGAAGCGGTTGAGGTTGAAGGTCATCCGGCGGTAGTGGTTGGTTTGGGCGTCGCGGGTGTCGAAGTTATCGAACCAGGCGCCGAGCGTCTCCCGCACGGCCCCGTCTTGATCGGCGATTTGGAGCGCGAGCCGGGCGCCCGAGGGCGAACCGCCGGGATTGTCCACCCGGAGGCGAAAACTCAATGCCGCCCCGCTCGACTCCCGGCCGACGGCGATCTTCTGCGAGAGAGTCTTCGAGCCCGCGAACGCGGCATGACGGGCGCCGAGGAAGGAATCGCCGGCTGCGATGACGCCCGGTGGGGCTATCCACGCCGATGCGCCGTCCTCGAACCCGCCGCCGGCGACGAGTTGATTCACTCCGGCGATGGTGAACGGGAGGGTGGTGATGCCCACCTTGTTGCCGTTGTCGATGGCGCGCGCTGTGAGGGTATGTGCCCCGGGCGGCAGGCCCGAGATATCGATCCAACCGGCATAGGGTGGCCGCTGGAGGACGAGCGCCGTGCGCGTTCCGATCACAAACTCCACGCCGAGAACGCCTGTGTCGTCGGTGGCGGCGGCGCTTACGCGCATGCCGCCCTCTCCTTCGTCGATCTCCTCAATCGCGAGCGATGTGAGCGACGGCGCGATGGCATCGGCTGCCGGGAGCCCCATGCCGGCAGCGGCGAAGGCGTTTACGACCGCGGCGCGCACGGGATTCGTTTCGCCGGAACCATAGAGCACTTCAGCGGCACGCAGCCAAGCGGCGCGGAGTTCGGCGAAGGTGGGCTCCGGGGGGAGAAACGCGGTTGTAGCGAGGTGCCAGAGCCCGGCCGCGGCCGGAACGCCGACGCCGGCGGACCCGCGCGGAAAGAAGCGGCTGGCGAGCGGATTCGAGGGGTCGGACGATGCGCCGCGAGCCAGCAGCACGAACACGTGCCCGTACAACGCGCCGGCGGCGTGTTCGTCAATCGCCGGGACATTCGCGTTCCAATAGACGAGGCCCGGCTGCGGTACGGCGTTCTCCGGTCCGGCCGAAAAGTGGGTGGGATCCACCATGCGGGTGCGGAAATTCCAGGGTTCGACGGGATCGGCCAGGATGCCTCCCTGTCCGCCGGAGCCGAGATGGTAGAACTCGACCAGCGACGCGAAGATGTCCGCGCTGCCCTCCGCGATTGCGTCCGCTTCGGAATCCGCGCCTCCCTCGGACTCCACGTGGGCGAACCACAACCCGTGGCCCAACTCGTGCGCCACGGTCTCCAGGTCGGTGGGGGAGGCGGCGTCCGGCGCGCCGTCGCCAAAGAAAGCCACGCCGGCCGGACGACTCCAAAACGCCTCGTTCGCGTTTGAGCCGTAGTGTACGCGCGCCTCAATCGGTGAACCGGCGCCGTCCAGCCCGGCCTGCCGGAACACTCTTCCGAGCAAATCCCAGGATCGCGCGATGCCAAGCATCACGTCGGCCGCCGGTGTCTGCCCGTTTGCGCCGCCGGTCTCGGCTGCGCCGTCGTAACGGACGCCGTCGCCGAACACGTTGGTGGCGCTCAGAAACGGCGCCGCGGCGTCGGGATGAAAGCCGGCGCCACCGTTCAGATTCCTCACCCGGCTCCCGCCTCGCACCGGATCGAGAAGCTGGTATTGCGCGGTCCCGGTGTCGCGAGCCGCGTCGATCGTCACGACGCCATGAAACGCAGTGCGCGCCGTGGCGGCGGCGGCAACCAGATCCGACGCGCGCAGCGAAGGGCGCCGCAGGATCCGGGCGGTGCCCGCATCGACGATCCATGCGAGGGGCTCACGGCTGTCGCCCGCGTCGCGATGCGTCGTCGATTGGACGTACCAGGCGAGGCGGTAGGCGGTGGTCTGCCACGAATATTCGTCGAAACCGGGAACGTTGACGATCGCGCGCTTCGACGGATCGTCGGTGAAAACGAGCCGGCGCTCGGGCAGGATCACGAGTTCGGCTTCGAGGGCGGGCGGGGCGCCGGTGAGGGTCGCGAGCACGGCGGCGCGCGCGGCGGCCTGGCCGATTGCCGGAGCGGTGGCGATCGAAATATCGGTGAATAACTTCGCGGTGGGCTCGAGAAACCGGTCCTGCGCGTCGAGGTGGGCGGTTAGTCCGGCGCCGAGGATGCGAACGCCGCGGTAGGTTTGGCGATAGCGGACATGGAGCGCGCCATAACCATCCATTCGCGAGGCGTGGGGCTCGAGGCTATGGTCCGCGGTGAGCCCGAGCCGGAAGCGCAACGCGTCGACCTGGCCGCCGGCGAAGATCAGCCGTAGCGGCGTGTTCTCCCGGAGGCGCTGCAGTTCGGAATCCGGCAGCGGGGCGACAGCCGGCTTCGGCTGGGCCGCCAATACGGCGGTGAGGAGTAGGGCGGACGAGGCGCGGCGAAGCATGAGCGGTTCGTTATCCTATGACTATTACTGAAAGCCGACGTCCCAGGTTACCGCTTCGATGAGAAAGAGATCCGCCCCGGTCAAGCTGCCAAAGGCCACGAAGCGGAATCTCGCCGCCAAGCAGGCGCGCGATCAGAAGGCCGGTGCGATGAAAGACCGCCGCACCAGCCGCGGCGGATCGAAGAACGTTTTCCGCGAAGACCTCACCGAAGCGGACCGGTAATCGTTGACCCGCACGGCGCCCATTCCATGGTGGCTCTGGCCGAACATCGCCGCCGTCGACGCTCCGGTGGTGGCGCTTGCCTGGTGCGCGCTTTTCGCTTCGGCCGCGGGCGTGGGGGTGGATCTCGACGCGTGGGCCGCGCTCGGCGCGACCGTGTGGTCCATCTACCTCGCTGACCGTGCGCTCGACGGTGCAGGCGAACTGCCGACTCTGCTGCCGGACCGTCACCGCTTCTGGGCGGGCAAGGAACCGCTCCTGCTCGCGGCGTTCGCGGCATCGCTGCTTCTGCTTGGGTGGTTCCTGTTGCGGGCGATGTCGTGGGGCTTGCTGGCAGCGGCGGTCCCGGCGATCGGCGGCGTGGTGTCGCACCTTTGGATCGTGCACCGCATGCGGTGGCGTCCCTGGCCGAAGGAAGCCGCCGTGGGCGCGACATTCGCTCTCGGCGTCCCGGCGCCCGTGGTGGCGGCGTCGTTCAAGTTGACGGCTCCGCTGGCCGCGGCCTGTGCCGTATTCGGCGCCCTGTGCTGGCTGAACTGCGTGGTCATCGAATACGGGGAATGGCACGCCGGACTGGGCGGCGAACCGGGGCCATTGGTGGAAGCGTGCGGGCGGCGCGCCGCTCCCATCGGCGCCGCACTGGCGATCGCCGCGGCCGCGCTTTCCTTCCTGTTCGCGCCCGCGTGGCGTCCGCTCTTTCTGGCCGAGGCCGCGGCCGCGCTGCTGCTGGCCGCCGCCGGGGCGCGCCGCTGGCTGGACACAACCGCGCTCGCGCCCTGCGCCGATCTCGCGCTATTCCTCCCGGCCGTGGCGGCGTGGCTTTTGCGATGAACTGCGATCGCATCGCGCCGTGGTACCGGTGGATTGAATACGCGGCTTTCGGCCGGCTGCTCGAACGGGCGCGCGAGTATTACCTCGACGGACTTGGCGATCGCGGCCGCGCGCTCGTGATCGGCGCTGGCGACGGCCGGTTCACCGCTCGGCTGGCGGAGCGCTTCCCGGCGCTCGCGATCGATTCGGTGGATACCAGCCGCGGCATGGTCGCGCTGGCCGCCCGGCGCGCTCCTCGGGTTCGTTTCCTCGTTTCCGACGCACTTCGTGGCCTTCCGTCCGGCCCGTTCGACCTCGTGGTGACGCACTTTTTTCTCGATTGCCTCGATACGGAGGAGGTGGAACGGCTGGCCGGCGCGGTGGATGCGGCGCCCGGCGCGCGGTGGATCGTGACCGAGTTCTCCATTCCACCGGCGGGGTGGCGCCGCGCGCGCGCCCGGTTCTGGATTCGCGTGATGTATTGGTTCTTCGGGCTGGCGACGGGACTCGCCGTGCGGCGGCTGCCGGCATACGCCGATGCGCTTGGGCGGGCGGGATTCGCGCTGGAAAGCAGGAAAACATTTTCGGCCGGTCTTGTTACGGCGGAATCGTGGCGGCTCAGCGCATCAAGCCGAGCAGGAACTCTTCCATCACCAAGCGGTCGTCTGGGCGAATGTCCTTGAGGGCGCGGTCGCAATCGGCGATGCGCCGCAGCGCGCGGCGCAACTGGGGAGGCCGGAACGAACCCGAGATGTCGGCCAATTGCGCGGCTCGCGACGGCCACATCGCCACGCCCTGTTTGGAGAAGTGTCCCTGGATTTGCCCGCTGCCGCGGAGGCCCGCCTCCTGCGCCACCACGGCCTGGCGAAACAGCGCCGCGAGAAACTGAAGCGCCAGCGGTAGATATTCGCCTTCGCGGACGAGGACGTCGAGCAGGGCAAGCGCGCCGCGGCGGTCATTCTTCGCCAGCGCATCGACGAGTTTGAAGATCGTGGTGGCCTGCGCCTGCGGCACCATCGCCGCGATGGCATCGGCCGTCACCGTGCCGCCTTCGCCGGCGAACAACCGGAGCTTTTCGATCTCGGTGGCCACGCGGGCCGGCGATGCGCCAACGGCTTCCACGAGGTGCGTCAATTCCTCCGGACCGATCCGCAACTTCGCCTCGCGGGCGAGCGTCTGGGCGAGCGTCCGCGCTTGCGGCGCGCTCCACCTGGGAAACTCGACGACGTGCGGGACTTTTCCGAAGAATTTCCGGACTCGCTCGGCCTTTGTCTTGTCTTCGCCGTCCAGCTCGTAGCGCACGACGTCGAAGACGATCGAGACGCCGGGCGGCGGATCGGCGAGGTAGGCGTCGAGATGACTCGCGTCGCCCTTGCCATCGTCGTCGCCCCTGGAGGCGCGTCCCTTGGGTAGGGCCGCCTCCGCGCGGGAGATCCAGATCACCCGGCGGGGCGCGAACAGCGACAGCGACATCGCATCGTCCACGACGGCGGCGAGCGTCATCTCCTCAAGGTCATGCCGGACCGCGCCCGCCTCGCGCTCCTCTTCGGTGGCGTCCTTGCCGAGCACCGCCTCGGAGAGTTCGGCGCGGCACTGGTCCCGGAGCCAGATCTCGGGCCCGAGGAACAGATACGCCGGCGCCGCCTTTCCCTTTCGAACTTGTTCAATGAACTGCTCCGGACTCAAAACGCCTCCAATACGCTCGAGACGACCGAACGGGCAACTTCGTTCGAAAGCCGTTCCATCGCCGGACCACTCTCTTCGAAATACGCTTCGGGATCCACGGCGATCTCGTATTGCTGGCGTGCTTCGAAGTTCTGGCGGTCATAGAGGATCTTGCCGGTGGCCCGCTCCGTCAATCGTACCGAAAGGATAACGAGCACTTGAATCGCCGCGGCTCGGCCGGTGACCGGATCGAAGATCGTCGGATAGGCGTTGAAGGTGACGACGGAGCCGGTGAGGATTGCGTCGGCGTCGTTCGGATCGGCCACCACATCGTATCGCGTGCGGTTGACAAACTCGCGCGTGAGCGCGGCGGGAAGCCGCTCGGCGAGCCGGTACCGAACGGTGGCGTTGCCCCAGGCGGGGATGGCGATGGTGTGGAGGGTCTTCGGCATCATGTCGGCTTTGCCGGAAACGTGATACCCGCAGGAGCCGAGCAGGACGGCGGCGAGAACGAGAGCCACGCCGGAGCTGCCGTTGCGCTTCATGTCGCCTCGCGGACCAGCGCGGCGGCGTTGCGCGCCACCAGCCGGAACTGATCCGCGACGATCCACATCCATATGGCCGAGCCGTGATTGCGGTCGCGCTCCATGGCTCCGATGGCGATGCCTTCTTCGCCGGCCATGGCGAGCGGCGAGGGAGGCGCGCCGACGGCAAGTTCCAAGCCTTCGCGGTCGAAGTCGCCGGCACCCTCCACCCAGAGCGAGATGGCATAGCCGTGCATCACCGGCGACTGGATCACGCGCAGCGAGGGCATCGGCGCCGGCGGACCGCTGCCGAGCAGGGAGGCGAGGTGCCGTTCGATGGTCCGCTCGGTTTCCGCACTCACCCCGGCCAGCAGGTTGAACGCGAGTTGCGCGCCGAAGACTTCCTGTTCCGGCTGCTGGAACGAAAGCAACTGCACGGTCTGTCGCCGCAGCTCTTCGACGCCAGGACGTCCGCGTTCGCTCGCCGGGGCGAGTATGGTCGCCACCGCCCGGCCGGCGCCCTTCGATGCGCGGAGCACCTTGGCCAGAATCAATGCGGCTGGATGCGCGACGATCGCGATGGGTGAGGGCGTTCCGGCGCCGGTCTCGACGCTGGGGGCGCGAAGCCGGGCTTCCGGCCGGTCTTCGAGCGCGGCAGTGAGATCGACGATGAGAGGGCGATTCGAGGAACGCTCGAGGATCGAAAACGCCCGCCGGCTGGATTCCGCCGAACCGGCCAGAACGACCGCCCGCGCCTGCTCGAGCGAGGCCTCGTCGAGCCCCGTCATCACGACCGGCTCGCCTTCATCCTCGGTGAGAATCGTCTCGTCCTGGCTTCCGACGAGGCGCACCGTGGCGTCCGGGACGCGCTCCGTCAACGCTTCGCGCACATCCGCGCCAAGCAGTGTTTCGCTGCCGATCAGGGCAATTATGTTCATTTTCGTGGAAGGACCCTTGGAAAAGGGGGGCACTTCCAAGTATAGGGCTTCCGTCCGCGAGCGCCGGTCAGCCCTTGACGGGCCACTCCTTGGACTCTGTTCGCGCGCTCTTCAGTAGCGCTTCCATCTCCGTGGTGACAGCCGGATTCGCCGCCGCTACGTTCTTCGTTTCCCCAAGATCCGCGGCCAGATTGTAGAGCTCCACCGGCTTGCGGGGCCCCAGCCGCACGGCTTTCCAATCGCCCTTGCGGACGGCCTGGTGGAACCCGCGCTCGTGAAACTCCCAGTAGAGATACTCGTGCTTCTTCTGCTGGCGGCCGAGCATCGCGTCGACAAACGAGATGCCGTCGATGCCTTCCGGCGTGGCTCCCCCGGAGAGTTGGGCGGCGGTGGGGAGGAAATCCCAGAACGCGAGCTGATGGTCGCTGGTGGCGCCGGGCTTGATGGTCCCTTTCCAGCGGGCGATGAAGGGAACACGGATGCCGCCTTCGTAAAGATC encodes the following:
- a CDS encoding M4 family metallopeptidase translates to MLRRASSALLLTAVLAAQPKPAVAPLPDSELQRLRENTPLRLIFAGGQVDALRFRLGLTADHSLEPHASRMDGYGALHVRYRQTYRGVRILGAGLTAHLDAQDRFLEPTAKLFTDISIATAPAIGQAAARAAVLATLTGAPPALEAELVILPERRLVFTDDPSKRAIVNVPGFDEYSWQTTAYRLAWYVQSTTHRDAGDSREPLAWIVDAGTARILRRPSLRASDLVAAAATARTAFHGVVTIDAARDTGTAQYQLLDPVRGGSRVRNLNGGAGFHPDAAAPFLSATNVFGDGVRYDGAAETGGANGQTPAADVMLGIARSWDLLGRVFRQAGLDGAGSPIEARVHYGSNANEAFWSRPAGVAFFGDGAPDAASPTDLETVAHELGHGLWFAHVESEGGADSEADAIAEGSADIFASLVEFYHLGSGGQGGILADPVEPWNFRTRMVDPTHFSAGPENAVPQPGLVYWNANVPAIDEHAAGALYGHVFVLLARGASSDPSNPLASRFFPRGSAGVGVPAAAGLWHLATTAFLPPEPTFAELRAAWLRAAEVLYGSGETNPVRAAVVNAFAAAGMGLPAADAIAPSLTSLAIEEIDEGEGGMRVSAAATDDTGVLGVEFVIGTRTALVLQRPPYAGWIDISGLPPGAHTLTARAIDNGNKVGITTLPFTIAGVNQLVAGGGFEDGASAWIAPPGVIAAGDSFLGARHAAFAGSKTLSQKIAVGRESSGAALSFRLRVDNPGGSPSGARLALQIADQDGAVRETLGAWFDNFDTRDAQTNHYRRMTFNLNRFRGMTIELRFVSTAPEDDMVRFRVDNVSVVSSEPASATAGVDVDEREGSIEFRLNQTGGLRPGQISRVDYVVEEEVVASSAEPPFRAVRELQGFGPRSFSVTALLYDAAGAKLLETAPAAFTILQVNRLVRNGGFEADLRDWFQVGAASVSVDTPSVKRAFLGSRAASLSGRGVAGSSEISQFVRIPAGAVEASLSFRLRMDTQETGDADSFLARVSEIGGQRTRDLLRLRSGASTRSPRAVNGYVKYVFDIAEYAGNEINLFFQGREDGARPTLFLLDNVSVTWK
- a CDS encoding amidase; its protein translation is MTISEAAAKQDAGKLSSVELVSDCLEAIARRNGRLNAFVTVLEERALDQARRLDAERASGHVRGPLHGIPVALKDVFCTKGVRTTVGSKIWADHVPNYDSAVAEKLEAAGTVLIGKTGMHELAYGVTSNNPHFGAIRNPWNEDCIPGGSSGGSGVAVATGMALMAMGSDTGGSIRIPAAYCGVVGIKPTTGRVSRYGVMPLDFTLDHMGPLTATVADAALCLQALAGHDPRDDSSSRFPVETYLPENAQLRGLRIGLPENFYFDRVDPEIAAAVRSLARKAEQAGAAVRPIAVPDMAAVNTVGRVILFAEASATMMPYLKDRSQFGPDTLALLDQGRLVAATDYVQAQRLRRVYQREFAELWSRVDVVLTPAAPNTAPPIGVAEVEVGGALEDVRLAATRLVRGINVLGLPALVFPAGRASGGMPMSAQLIGRPFSEAILFRAGAAFESLG
- a CDS encoding methyltransferase domain-containing protein, giving the protein MNCDRIAPWYRWIEYAAFGRLLERAREYYLDGLGDRGRALVIGAGDGRFTARLAERFPALAIDSVDTSRGMVALAARRAPRVRFLVSDALRGLPSGPFDLVVTHFFLDCLDTEEVERLAGAVDAAPGARWIVTEFSIPPAGWRRARARFWIRVMYWFFGLATGLAVRRLPAYADALGRAGFALESRKTFSAGLVTAESWRLSASSRAGTLPSPSGRLGECP
- the holA gene encoding DNA polymerase III subunit delta produces the protein MSPEQFIEQVRKGKAAPAYLFLGPEIWLRDQCRAELSEAVLGKDATEEEREAGAVRHDLEEMTLAAVVDDAMSLSLFAPRRVIWISRAEAALPKGRASRGDDDGKGDASHLDAYLADPPPGVSIVFDVVRYELDGEDKTKAERVRKFFGKVPHVVEFPRWSAPQARTLAQTLAREAKLRIGPEELTHLVEAVGASPARVATEIEKLRLFAGEGGTVTADAIAAMVPQAQATTIFKLVDALAKNDRRGALALLDVLVREGEYLPLALQFLAALFRQAVVAQEAGLRGSGQIQGHFSKQGVAMWPSRAAQLADISGSFRPPQLRRALRRIADCDRALKDIRPDDRLVMEEFLLGLMR
- a CDS encoding LptE family protein, translating into MKRNGSSGVALVLAAVLLGSCGYHVSGKADMMPKTLHTIAIPAWGNATVRYRLAERLPAALTREFVNRTRYDVVADPNDADAILTGSVVTFNAYPTIFDPVTGRAAAIQVLVILSVRLTERATGKILYDRQNFEARQQYEIAVDPEAYFEESGPAMERLSNEVARSVVSSVLEAF